In Vidua chalybeata isolate OUT-0048 chromosome 9, bVidCha1 merged haplotype, whole genome shotgun sequence, a genomic segment contains:
- the ZNF281 gene encoding zinc finger protein 281: MKLGSGFLGGGKRAAAMEPTFPPGMVMFNHRLPPVTSFARAAAPPAAAQHPPQCVLPPAAAAASSTAAGEPPAPPPPQDVTFKKEPAGAFPSAPSSQRSPWGFLQSLVSIKQEKPSEQEEEQQSQHHHHYGGLFGGAAEERPPGLGGGEGTGQSVIQDLSLLHHLHQHPHRDLLLTGRGEGAPGSAGEPKHDAQVKKAKRPKPETQGIKAKRKPSASSKPPLVGDGEGAVASPSQKPHVCEHCSAAFRSSYHLRRHVLIHTGERPFQCSQCSMGFIQKYLLQRHEKIHSREKPFGCDQCSMKFIQKYHMERHKRTHSGEKPYKCDTCQQYFSRTDRLLKHRRTCGEAIGKAGAGMEPGSSNSMGSLAALSQGNTSSSRRKSKTKNTSTENKGSKCSSKITESQVTSNVAMPSYAVDIPIVSSSGGLVGTGVEELQKKVPKLVLKKTSRKQGDKNYLNFVSPLPDILGQKPLSGKQSGSLGLVANTGVESIGLLQSTGGKPGQISSNYDDAMQFSKKRRYLQTASSNSAFSLNVGHMTSQQSVIQSPGVSVMDNEAPLSLIDSASLNSEIKSCHDKSGIPDEVLQSLLDQYSHKSEGQKEDPFSITEQRVDLHTSGEHSDMVQEENLSPNSQTVSNDKASMLQEYSKYLQQAFERTTNSTGFAFGPSFQFVSLSSTLHNHTLFPDKQIYTTSPLECGFSQSVTSVLPTALPKPPFGMLLGSQPGFYLSALEASHQQLTPSQELDDLIDPQKNLETSSNYQSTSQKLTGQKEQKNLESSTSFQIPSQELTSQIDPQKDIEPRATYQIENFAQAFGSQFKSGSRVPMTFITNSNGEVDHRVRTSVSDFSGYTNMMSDVSEPCSTRVKTPTSQSYR; this comes from the coding sequence ATGAAACTCGGCAGCGGCTTCCTCGGCGGCGGCAAGAGGGCGGCGGCCATGGAGCCAACGTTCCCCCCCGGCATGGTGATGTTCAACCACCGCCTGCCCCCGGTCACCAGCTTCGCCCGGGCGGCCGCGCCCCCCGCGGCGGCCCAGCACCCCCCGCAGTGCGTGTTACctccggccgccgccgccgcttcctCCACGGCGGCGGGCGAGCCCCCGGCGCCTCCGCCCCCGCAGGACGTGACTTTCAAGAAGGAGCCGGCGGGGGCTTTCCCCTCCGCACCCTCCTCGCAAAGGAGCCCCTGGGGCTTTCTGCAGTCCCTGGTGAGCATCAAGCAAGAGAAGCCCAGcgagcaggaggaggagcagcagtcGCAGCACCATCACCACTACGGGGGGCTTTTCGGGGGAGCGGCGGAGGAGAGACCCCCCGGCCTGGGCGGCGGCGAAGGAACCGGCCAGAGCGTGATCCAGGACCTCAGCCTTCTTCACCACCTGCACCAGCATCCCCACCGAGACCTGCTGCTGACTGGCAGAGGCGAGGGCGCTCCAGGGAGCGCGGGTGAGCCAAAGCACGACGCCCAGGTCAAGAAGGCAAAGAGGCCAAAGCCAGAAACTCAGGGAATCAAAGCCAAGCGGAAGCCGAGCGCTTCATCCAAACCCCCCCTGGTGGGAGATGGGGAAGGTGCCGTCGCGTCCCCCAGCCAGAAACCTCACGTCTGcgagcactgcagtgctgccttCAGGAGCTCCTATCACTTGCGCAGGCACGTGCtcatccacaccggggagaggcctTTCCAGTGCAGCCAGTGCAGCATGGGCTTCATCCAGAAGTACTTGCTGCAGAGACATGAGAAGATCCACAGTAGGGAGAAGCCTTTTGGGTGTGACCAGTGTAGCATGAAGTTCATCCAGAAGTACCACATGGAAAGACACAAGAGGACGCATAGTGGAGAAAAGCCATACAAATGTGACACTTGTCAGCAGTATTTTTCAAGGACTGATAGACTGTTAAAGCACAGAAGAACATGTGGTGAAGCCATAGGTAAagcaggggctggaatggaGCCCGGATCATCAAATAGCATGGGTAGCTTGGCTGCATTGTCTCAGGGAAATACAAGTTCCTcaaggagaaaaagtaaaacaaaaaatacatccactgaaaacaaaggaagtAAGTGTAGCAGCAAAATCACTGAATCTCAAGTTACAAGTAATGTGGCCATGCCGAGTTATGCAGTTGATATTCCTATTGTGTCTTCCAGTGGTGGTCTAGTTGGCACGGGCGTAGAAGAACTTCAGAAAAAGGTGCCAAAATTGGTcttgaaaaaaacaagcagaaaacaagGAGACAAAAATTACCTTAATTTTGTATCACCACTGCCAGATATTTTGGGGCAAAAACCACTGTCTGGGAAACAGAGTGGCTCCTTAGGCCTAGTAGCCAATACTGGTGTAGAATCTATTGGCCTTCTCCAAAGTACAGGTGGTAAACCGGGTCAAATAAGTAGCAATTATGATGATGCCAtgcagttttcaaagaaaagaagataCTTACAAACTGCAAGCAGTAACAGTGCCTTTTCACTTAATGTCGGACACATGACTTCCCAGCAGTCCGTCATCCAGTCTCCAGGTGTTAGCGTTATGGATAATGAAGCTCCTTTATCTCTTATTGATTCAGCATCTTTAAATAGTGAAATAAAGTCTTGCCACGACAAGTCTGGTATTCCTGATGAAGTCTTGCAGAGCCTTTTGGACCAGTACTCTCACAAATCGGAAGGCCAGAAAGAAGATCCTTTCAGTATAACTGAACAGCGTGTGGACTTGCACACCTCAGGAGAACATTCAGACATGGTTCAGGAAGAAAACTTGAGCCCTAACTCTCAAACAGTCTCAAATGATAAGGCAAGCATGTTGCAAGAATACTCAAAATACCTCCAACAAGCCTTTGAACGAACAACCAACagcactggttttgcttttggaCCCAGTTTCCAGTTTGTTAGCTTGTCTTCAACTCTCCATAACCACACTCTGTTTCCAGACAAACAGATATACACTACATCTCCACTTGAGTGTGGCTTCAGCCAATCCGTTACCTCAGTATTGCCAACTGCGTTGCCAAAACCTCCATTTGGGATGTTGCTTGGCTCTCAGCCAGGCTTTTATTTGTCTGCTTTGGAGGCTTCGCATCAACAGTTGACTCCTTCTCAAGAGCTGGATGATCTCATCGATCCGCAGAAAAACTTAGAGACTTCGTCGAACTACCAGTCAACATCTCAGAAACTGACTGGccagaaggaacagaaaaactTAGAATCCTCAACGAGCTTTCAGATCCCATCTCAGGAGTTAACCAGCCAGATAGATCCTCAGAAGGACATAGAGCCTAGAGCAACCTACCAGATCGAGAACTTTGCACAAGCGTTTGGTTCTCAGTTCAAGTCGGGCAGCAGGGTGCCAATGACTTTTATCACTAACTCTAATGGAGAAGTGGACCATAGAGTAAGGACTTCAGTGTCAGATTTCTCAGGGTATACAAATATGATGTCTGATGTAAGTGAGCCATGTAGTACACGAGTAAAAACCCCAACCAGCCAGAGTTACAGGTAA